ACGGTGGGGCAATGAGGCAGGTGCAGGGGGTGAGGGCTAGCAGCCCCTCCTTCTGGCTGTCTCTCTGGACTAAGCTTTGGCGCATGCCCTTGCCTGCACTTAGTGGTGGCCACGTGGTACATCTCCACCATGTTGAGCAGGAGGGAGAGGCAGGCCACGGCCAACATGAAAAGGATGAAGATGGTTTTCTCAGTGGGCCGGGAGATGTAGCAGTTGACGGTGTTTGGGCAAGGCCAGCGGCTGCAGGTGTAAAGAGGCTTCAGCTCAAAGCCATACAGGATGTACTGAGCCATGATGAAGCCCACCTCAAAGAGTGCCTTGAAGACGACATTGCAAATGTATGTCCGTAGGATGGCTCCTTGGAGGCGGATCCTTCCACAGGCGTCCCTCATGGAGACTGGGCCGGGCTTAGACTGAGCTGTAGGGATGCTGCTGGCATCTGCCTCAACCTCTGGGGCCCCTAGCTCTTTCTCTTCCATGCGCACCAGGTGCAGGATGTGGCCCATGTAGATGAGGCTGGGCGTGGAGACGAAGATGATCTGCAGCACCCAGAAGCGGATGTGGGAGATAGGGAAGGTCTGGTCGTAGCAGACGCTCTGGCAGCCGGGCTGCTTGGTGTCGCAGGAGAAGTTGGACTGCTTGTCCCCCCAGACCTTCTCTGCTGCCGCCCCCAGGACCAGGATGCGGAAGATGAAGAGAACGGTGAGCCAGA
The DNA window shown above is from Rhineura floridana isolate rRhiFlo1 chromosome 16, rRhiFlo1.hap2, whole genome shotgun sequence and carries:
- the LOC133371524 gene encoding gap junction alpha-3 protein-like; this encodes MGDWNLLGRLLESAQEHSTVVGKVWLTVLFIFRILVLGAAAEKVWGDKQSNFSCDTKQPGCQSVCYDQTFPISHIRFWVLQIIFVSTPSLIYMGHILHLVRMEEKELGAPEVEADASSIPTAQSKPGPVSMRDACGRIRLQGAILRTYICNVVFKALFEVGFIMAQYILYGFELKPLYTCSRWPCPNTVNCYISRPTEKTIFILFMLAVACLSLLLNMVEMYHVATTKCRQGHAPKLSPERQPEGGAASPHPLHLPHCPTVTVPNSFPLQPGEKVSLGAEGVNKSATWSGGQKRGSKSSKSSRKWRSSDLAV